A single Methylomonas sp. AM2-LC DNA region contains:
- the pilV gene encoding type IV pilus modification protein PilV produces MKRKQSAFTLLEVLVTMVVVGLGLLGQAALMAQSSKSNNSAYYHTQASLLASDYLERMRMNQTSAMAGGYDITITTTVPTSTTTLQDFEKHDWLTNVDSMLPGWQATVKTTTNNVVITLTWTELSKGANSSGGASTTTFITNSTL; encoded by the coding sequence ATGAAACGTAAACAATCCGCTTTTACTTTGCTGGAAGTTCTGGTAACCATGGTGGTAGTGGGTCTGGGCTTGCTCGGTCAGGCTGCTTTGATGGCGCAATCGTCAAAATCTAATAATTCCGCCTATTATCATACTCAGGCTAGTTTGTTGGCTAGTGATTATCTGGAACGTATGCGTATGAATCAGACTTCTGCTATGGCAGGTGGCTATGATATTACCATTACCACTACAGTTCCCACCAGTACTACTACCCTTCAGGATTTTGAAAAGCATGACTGGTTAACTAATGTAGACAGTATGCTGCCGGGTTGGCAGGCAACGGTTAAGACAACTACGAACAATGTTGTCATCACCCTTACTTGGACCGAGCTGTCAAAAGGTGCCAATTCATCAGGCGGCGCATCCACCACTACCTTTATTACCAATAGTACTTTATGA
- a CDS encoding GspH/FimT family pseudopilin, translating to MPRLCLGFTLLELLVTIAIVGILSAMAVPSFNVLLQQNRAVSYTNQLTAALNLARSEAVKQVQPVTVCPASAGTSTCGTNWSNGWMVFVDTSTVGTFDGTDTVIKYVQPQNSGVAVAAIYNSGNASIGSYVQYLPTGFVNSSFYQNNSNGSFLICAIDLSGKYPGYPKLISLNILGRVSLTGSTSGNTCGIGTGGYYELCSGGTCN from the coding sequence ATGCCGCGTTTATGTCTAGGATTTACGTTACTGGAACTACTGGTTACCATTGCTATTGTAGGTATTCTTAGCGCGATGGCTGTACCGTCTTTTAATGTGTTATTACAACAAAACCGTGCGGTTAGTTATACCAATCAGCTGACGGCTGCTTTAAATCTGGCTCGTTCTGAGGCGGTTAAACAAGTGCAGCCGGTTACGGTCTGCCCCGCCTCTGCCGGTACTTCCACTTGTGGTACAAACTGGAGTAATGGTTGGATGGTGTTTGTTGATACTAGCACAGTAGGTACTTTTGACGGAACCGATACAGTCATCAAATATGTACAGCCGCAAAATAGTGGGGTAGCTGTGGCGGCTATCTACAATTCAGGGAATGCGTCTATTGGCAGTTATGTACAATATCTGCCCACTGGTTTTGTCAATTCCAGTTTTTATCAAAATAATAGTAATGGCAGCTTTCTGATATGTGCCATTGATCTTTCCGGAAAATATCCTGGTTATCCGAAACTGATTAGTTTAAATATTCTTGGACGGGTTAGTTTGACGGGATCAACCAGTGGTAATACCTGTGGTATTGGCACGGGTGGCTACTATGAGTTATGTTCTGGAGGAACTTGTAATTGA